Proteins from a genomic interval of Ferrovibrio terrae:
- a CDS encoding tetratricopeptide repeat protein — translation MHDRASRRHVSRSLRALLLAVGLLPLVACSSNPSMMSGASSRGNYRLDSPYGNFLAARHARQMNDNTAAANYYMRALREDPQSSLLTQGAFIALLADGRVGEAVVLVPGLRQLNPSEYLPRMTQASALMLARDYDAVLNLVAEGPNGGIHAAFNPLFSAFAHAGKGEADQAMASLQRLERHPLMSGVYLHLRPILLDILNQAGPTEAAYREVTEGRERAGTRQVDGFARFLERQGRPAEARRLLEEQLAVNPDNPVLLAGLRRLDTRRSMPSEPLVGNAVEGLAEALFASATALGRSDGGDLAELHLQLALFLRPDLDDARMLLGDIYESRERYDQALVMYSRVSTGSPYAESAQLRQAWCINELGRHDEAVRILRRMASAVPESPRALLTLADMYRQMEKWTDAAKEYTNALSRIPRVEQRHWTILFGRGVSFERSKQWDKAEADMLKALELQPEQPLVLNYLGYSWIDMHRNIDQATKMIERAVQLRPNDGAIVDSLGWALYRLGRYDEAVIQLERAVELKGGDPVITDHLGDAYWRVGRQEEAKFQWRRALGLKPEQDLVLQVQRKLDNGLAPVAAK, via the coding sequence ATGCACGATAGAGCCTCCCGCCGTCACGTTTCCCGTTCGCTGCGCGCGCTTCTGCTGGCCGTCGGCCTGCTGCCGCTCGTCGCCTGCAGCAGCAATCCGAGCATGATGTCGGGCGCGTCGTCGCGCGGCAATTACCGGCTCGACAGCCCCTATGGCAACTTCCTCGCCGCGCGTCATGCCCGGCAGATGAACGACAACACGGCAGCGGCCAACTACTACATGCGGGCGCTGCGCGAGGACCCCCAGAGCTCCCTGCTCACCCAGGGCGCCTTCATCGCCCTGCTGGCCGACGGCCGCGTCGGCGAAGCGGTCGTGCTGGTGCCCGGGCTGCGGCAGCTCAACCCGTCTGAATACCTGCCGCGCATGACGCAGGCCTCGGCGCTTATGCTGGCGCGTGATTACGATGCCGTGCTGAACCTGGTGGCCGAAGGGCCGAATGGCGGCATTCACGCCGCCTTCAATCCGCTGTTCTCGGCCTTTGCCCATGCCGGCAAGGGCGAAGCCGATCAGGCAATGGCCAGTCTGCAGCGGCTGGAACGTCATCCGCTGATGAGCGGTGTCTATCTGCATCTTCGGCCGATCCTGCTCGATATCCTGAATCAGGCCGGGCCGACCGAGGCCGCCTATCGCGAAGTGACCGAAGGCCGCGAACGCGCCGGCACGCGTCAGGTGGACGGTTTCGCCCGTTTCCTCGAACGTCAGGGCCGCCCGGCCGAGGCGCGCCGCCTGCTGGAAGAGCAACTGGCGGTGAACCCGGACAACCCGGTGCTGCTCGCCGGTCTGCGCCGCCTCGACACGCGACGCAGCATGCCGAGCGAGCCGCTGGTCGGCAATGCGGTTGAAGGCCTGGCCGAAGCGCTGTTCGCCTCGGCCACCGCACTAGGCCGCAGCGACGGCGGCGATCTCGCCGAACTTCATCTCCAGCTGGCGCTGTTCCTGCGTCCGGATCTCGACGATGCGCGCATGCTGCTCGGCGACATCTATGAAAGCCGCGAGCGCTACGACCAGGCGCTGGTGATGTATTCGCGCGTCTCGACCGGCTCGCCATATGCCGAAAGCGCGCAGCTGCGTCAGGCCTGGTGCATCAACGAATTGGGCCGCCACGATGAAGCCGTGCGCATCCTGCGCCGCATGGCGAGCGCCGTGCCCGAAAGCCCGCGCGCCCTGCTCACCCTGGCCGACATGTATCGCCAGATGGAGAAATGGACCGACGCGGCGAAGGAATACACCAACGCGCTGTCGCGCATTCCGCGCGTGGAGCAGCGGCACTGGACCATCCTGTTCGGCCGCGGCGTGTCGTTCGAGCGCTCAAAGCAGTGGGACAAGGCCGAGGCCGACATGCTGAAGGCGCTGGAACTGCAGCCCGAACAGCCGCTGGTGCTGAACTATCTCGGCTATTCCTGGATCGACATGCACCGCAATATCGATCAGGCGACCAAGATGATCGAACGCGCCGTGCAACTGCGGCCCAACGATGGCGCCATCGTCGATTCGCTCGGCTGGGCGCTCTATCGCCTCGGCCGCTACGACGAAGCCGTCATCCAGCTGGAGCGCGCGGTCGAACTGAAGGGTGGCGATCCGGTGATCACCGATCATCTGGGCGATGCCTACTGGCGCGTCGGCCGGCAGGAAGAAGCCAAGTTCCAGTGGCGCCGCGCGCTCGGCCTCAAGCCGGAGCAGGACCTCGTCCTGCAGGTGCAGCGCAAGCTGGACAATGGCCTTGCCCCGGTCGCGGCGAAATAG
- a CDS encoding 4-(cytidine 5'-diphospho)-2-C-methyl-D-erythritol kinase, with protein sequence MSSAGLSRLAPAKINLFLHVTGRRPAQGPQAGYHELESLVVFAQDAEACDRIAVAPAETLSLTIEGAQAAALTETSDDNLVLCAARQLQAMNGRNAAITLTKTLPVASGIGGGSADAAATLHALRALWQIEVDDDTLGRMAAQLGADVPVCLFGRAAMMTGIGEQIVAQPALPPIWLVLVNPGVALSTRDVFTALAGQFSPAMPLERRPNSAADLAILLRARRNDLEAPARFLAPEIDPVLAALKAQNGCLLARLSGSGATCFGLFAAKRDAEFAARNLSRACPKWWTVATAAG encoded by the coding sequence ATGAGCTCAGCGGGCCTGAGCCGGCTGGCACCGGCCAAGATCAACCTGTTCCTGCATGTCACCGGCCGGCGGCCCGCACAGGGTCCGCAGGCTGGCTATCATGAACTCGAAAGCCTGGTGGTTTTCGCGCAGGACGCTGAGGCCTGCGACCGCATTGCCGTCGCGCCGGCCGAGACACTGAGCCTGACGATTGAAGGCGCTCAGGCCGCGGCCCTGACTGAGACCAGCGACGACAATCTGGTGCTGTGCGCAGCAAGGCAGTTGCAGGCGATGAACGGCAGGAATGCGGCCATCACGCTGACCAAGACGCTGCCGGTTGCCTCTGGCATCGGCGGCGGGTCGGCGGATGCCGCCGCCACGCTGCATGCACTGCGCGCGCTGTGGCAGATCGAGGTGGATGACGACACGCTGGGCCGCATGGCCGCGCAGCTCGGCGCAGATGTGCCGGTCTGCCTGTTCGGCCGCGCCGCGATGATGACGGGGATCGGCGAGCAGATCGTGGCGCAGCCAGCCCTGCCGCCGATCTGGCTGGTGCTGGTCAATCCCGGCGTCGCGCTTTCGACCCGTGATGTTTTTACTGCGCTGGCCGGACAGTTCAGCCCGGCGATGCCGCTGGAGCGCCGACCGAACAGCGCCGCCGATCTCGCCATCCTGCTGCGTGCGCGTCGCAACGACCTTGAAGCGCCGGCTCGCTTTCTCGCCCCCGAGATCGATCCGGTGCTGGCCGCGCTGAAGGCACAGAACGGCTGCCTGCTGGCGCGGCTGTCCGGTTCCGGCGCCACCTGCTTCGGTCTTTTTGCTGCAAAGCGCGATGCCGAATTCGCGGCGCGCAACCTGTCGCGCGCCTGTCCGAAATGGTGGACCGTGGCGACGGCGGCAGGCTGA
- a CDS encoding adenylate/guanylate cyclase domain-containing protein — MTDQTADIRRKLTTVFCADVQGYSALVERDEVGTVTRLKQYRDIMVDLIGRHHGRLINTWGDGLVAEFGSPVEAVFCAVETQRRLAARNAEEPLAPPMQFRIGINLGDVIIEGTDIYGEGVNIAARLESLAEAGGICISGAVFEQVRKKLDIGFDFLGDREIKNSAEPVSAYRVLLGGVQVGTAPKHQMPQQPAATDDAEAAFIKWRRFAWRFAVIAAFLMIVNLITSPRYFWFIWPWLGMGLVLMLRWPAGIDPRRLWPSRRE, encoded by the coding sequence ATGACCGACCAGACCGCCGATATCCGCCGCAAGCTGACCACCGTTTTCTGTGCCGATGTGCAGGGCTACTCCGCCCTGGTCGAGCGCGATGAGGTCGGCACCGTCACGCGGCTGAAGCAGTATCGCGACATCATGGTCGATCTGATCGGCCGGCATCACGGCCGTCTCATCAATACCTGGGGCGACGGACTGGTGGCCGAGTTCGGTTCGCCGGTCGAAGCGGTGTTCTGCGCCGTCGAGACCCAGCGTCGGCTGGCCGCCCGCAATGCCGAGGAACCACTGGCGCCGCCGATGCAGTTCCGCATCGGCATCAATCTTGGCGATGTCATCATCGAAGGCACCGATATCTACGGCGAGGGCGTGAATATCGCCGCGCGGCTGGAATCGCTCGCCGAGGCCGGCGGCATATGCATCTCGGGCGCGGTGTTCGAGCAGGTGCGCAAGAAGCTGGATATCGGTTTCGATTTCCTCGGCGATCGCGAGATCAAGAATAGCGCCGAGCCGGTGTCGGCCTATCGCGTGCTGCTCGGCGGCGTTCAGGTCGGTACAGCGCCGAAGCACCAGATGCCGCAGCAGCCTGCGGCGACCGACGATGCCGAGGCGGCTTTCATCAAGTGGCGGCGCTTTGCCTGGCGGTTCGCCGTGATCGCGGCTTTCCTGATGATCGTCAACCTGATCACCAGTCCGCGCTATTTCTGGTTCATCTGGCCGTGGCTCGGCATGGGGCTGGTGCTGATGCTGCGCTGGCCCGCCGGCATCGACCCACGCCGGCTGTGGCCGTCGCGACGGGAGTAG
- a CDS encoding SDR family NAD(P)-dependent oxidoreductase → MKVVAITGGAQGIGRGIALHFAAHGYAVSLADPAADAGEELLGILNEQRAKASFAVTNVADPAAVEAWLAQTIRDLGCPTVLVNNAGFMIRKPFLDLPLEDFDAVIATNLRGTFICSQLVAREMARREIHGAIVNVASTRAFMSEPDTEGYTASKGGIVALTHGMAMSLASQRIRVNSVSPGWIETRDWQYSARAEQPRHSKADREQHAVGRVGTPEDIAEACLYLAEAGFVTGQNLIVDGGMSVKMIYAE, encoded by the coding sequence ATGAAAGTGGTGGCAATCACCGGCGGGGCACAGGGCATCGGGCGTGGTATCGCCCTGCATTTCGCCGCCCATGGCTATGCCGTGTCGCTGGCCGATCCCGCTGCCGACGCCGGCGAGGAACTGCTGGGCATTCTGAACGAACAGCGGGCGAAGGCGAGCTTCGCCGTCACCAATGTGGCCGATCCCGCCGCGGTGGAGGCCTGGCTGGCGCAGACCATCCGCGACCTCGGTTGTCCCACCGTGCTGGTCAACAATGCCGGTTTCATGATCCGGAAGCCGTTCCTCGACCTGCCGCTGGAAGATTTCGATGCCGTGATCGCGACCAATCTGCGCGGCACTTTCATCTGTTCGCAACTGGTGGCGCGCGAAATGGCCAGACGCGAGATCCATGGCGCCATCGTCAACGTCGCCTCCACGCGCGCCTTCATGTCGGAACCGGATACCGAAGGCTACACGGCGTCGAAGGGCGGTATCGTGGCGCTGACCCATGGCATGGCGATGAGCCTGGCCAGTCAGCGTATCCGGGTGAACAGCGTCAGCCCGGGCTGGATCGAGACACGCGACTGGCAATACAGCGCCCGGGCGGAACAGCCCAGGCATTCCAAGGCTGATCGCGAGCAGCATGCGGTCGGCCGCGTCGGGACCCCTGAGGATATTGCCGAGGCCTGCCTCTATCTGGCCGAGGCCGGTTTCGTCACCGGGCAGAACCTGATCGTTGATGGGGGCATGAGCGTGAAGATGATTTACGCAGAATAG
- a CDS encoding ABC transporter substrate-binding protein, producing MRTIIRAALLAVAGGVILSPAFAADPKPVKVGVLNDMSSVYADFQGPGSLLAAQMAAEDYMKTSKRKVEIIFADHQNKPDIGANVARQWYDVDKVDVIVDLPNSAVALAVNEIARDKNKAVLGSGAGSVVLTGERCSPNFVHWTYDTWSYGHSAARAAYEQGGKKWYFITADYAFGHDLEKQASDEIKTLGGTIIGAVRHPIGASDFSSFLLQAQSSGADVVAFANAGGDLTNSLKQAAEFGMAEKQKIVGLIFGVTNVPALGLKAVQGLQSVAPFYWDLNDGTRDWSKRFQARHSKKMMPNDMHAGVYAALMHYFKAVDKVGEATDGRAVVAAMKALPTDDPLFGKGTIRVDGRKLHPMYLLEAKKPAESKGDWDFLKVAATVPADKAFRPLAEGNCSLAK from the coding sequence ATGCGCACCATTATTCGTGCTGCACTGCTGGCCGTTGCCGGCGGTGTCATTCTGTCACCTGCTTTCGCTGCCGATCCGAAGCCGGTGAAAGTCGGCGTGCTCAACGACATGTCGAGCGTCTATGCCGATTTCCAGGGGCCGGGCTCGCTGCTGGCTGCCCAGATGGCGGCCGAGGACTACATGAAGACCTCGAAGCGCAAGGTCGAGATCATCTTCGCTGATCATCAGAACAAACCGGATATCGGCGCCAACGTTGCGCGCCAGTGGTATGACGTCGACAAGGTGGATGTGATCGTCGACCTGCCGAATTCGGCCGTCGCGCTTGCGGTGAACGAAATCGCCCGCGACAAGAACAAGGCCGTGCTCGGCTCGGGTGCCGGCAGCGTGGTGCTGACCGGCGAACGCTGCTCGCCCAATTTCGTGCACTGGACCTACGACACCTGGTCCTACGGCCATTCGGCGGCCCGCGCCGCTTACGAGCAGGGCGGCAAGAAGTGGTATTTCATCACCGCCGATTATGCCTTCGGCCATGACCTGGAAAAGCAGGCCAGCGACGAGATCAAGACGCTGGGCGGCACCATTATCGGCGCTGTGCGCCATCCGATCGGCGCGTCCGATTTCAGTTCCTTCCTGCTGCAGGCACAGTCGTCGGGCGCTGATGTCGTCGCCTTCGCCAATGCTGGCGGCGACCTTACCAACTCGCTCAAGCAGGCCGCCGAATTCGGCATGGCGGAAAAGCAGAAGATAGTCGGGCTGATCTTCGGCGTGACCAATGTGCCGGCGCTTGGCCTGAAGGCCGTGCAGGGCCTTCAGTCGGTGGCGCCGTTCTACTGGGACCTGAACGATGGTACGCGCGATTGGTCGAAGCGCTTCCAGGCGCGGCATTCCAAGAAGATGATGCCGAACGACATGCATGCGGGCGTCTATGCCGCCCTGATGCATTACTTCAAAGCGGTCGACAAGGTGGGCGAGGCGACCGATGGCCGCGCCGTGGTGGCGGCGATGAAGGCACTGCCGACTGATGATCCGCTGTTCGGCAAGGGCACGATCCGCGTCGATGGCCGCAAGCTGCACCCGATGTATCTGCTGGAAGCCAAGAAGCCGGCAGAGTCGAAGGGCGACTGGGATTTCCTCAAAGTCGCGGCGACGGTGCCGGCCGACAAGGCTTTCCGTCCGCTGGCTGAGGGCAACTGTTCCCTGGCCAAATAA
- a CDS encoding methyltransferase family protein, with amino-acid sequence MSMHALPLPQSAGADIAPDSLSGLQQRRKRIVLISGLLMLIALLFSDSLWPSGSLPHEGSEMLGYALIFLCITGRSWCSLYIGGRKKTQLVDDGPYSISRNPLYLFSVLGGIGIGLQAGNLTAGLVCGLFVFAIFNTVIQREEIFLKSRFPAAFAAYAARVPRWGPRLSRWQSSEELLVRPRFVLVTFRDALGFLLAIPVLEAVEWAQAEGWLPVLLHLP; translated from the coding sequence ATGTCCATGCACGCCCTGCCTCTGCCCCAGTCCGCAGGTGCGGATATCGCGCCGGATTCGCTGTCCGGCCTGCAGCAGCGCCGCAAACGCATCGTTCTGATCAGCGGCCTGCTGATGCTCATCGCGCTGCTGTTCTCGGACTCGCTCTGGCCGTCAGGCAGTCTGCCGCATGAGGGCAGCGAGATGCTGGGTTATGCCCTGATCTTCCTCTGCATCACCGGCCGCAGTTGGTGCTCGCTCTATATCGGCGGTCGCAAGAAAACGCAGTTGGTGGATGATGGCCCTTATTCGATCAGCCGCAATCCGCTTTATCTTTTTTCGGTATTGGGCGGAATTGGCATCGGTTTGCAGGCCGGCAATCTTACCGCCGGTCTGGTTTGCGGCCTGTTCGTCTTCGCCATCTTCAACACGGTGATCCAGCGCGAGGAGATTTTTCTGAAGTCGCGCTTTCCTGCCGCCTTTGCAGCTTATGCGGCGCGCGTGCCGCGCTGGGGTCCGCGGCTGTCACGCTGGCAGTCCAGCGAGGAACTGCTGGTGCGCCCGCGTTTCGTGCTCGTCACCTTCCGCGATGCATTGGGCTTTCTGCTGGCGATTCCCGTGCTGGAGGCGGTGGAATGGGCGCAGGCGGAGGGCTGGCTGCCGGTGTTGCTGCATCTGCCGTAA
- a CDS encoding class I SAM-dependent methyltransferase — MTTLRQAYLKRGYSRVGGWLFPYSARFINSLLDLQLESGVRGSVGEIGVHHGKLFILLALGRRPDEAAFAIDVFGDQHLNRDDSGAGDREIFLNNTRRWLGADSARLDVLQRSSLDVRPEEILERSGRVRMASIDGGHTEDCVINDLMLVQSVLGPKGVVILDDHFNEFWPEVSSGVARYLLDPAASLRPFAITPNKTYFAAAEDVAFYRRSLRSRNDYYYEKSARLLGSELDIFGTQPWTFSLKTRVIKWIKATPAGPYARALRRRLAR, encoded by the coding sequence GTGACGACTTTGCGGCAGGCGTATCTCAAGCGCGGCTACAGCCGCGTCGGCGGTTGGCTGTTCCCCTACAGCGCCAGGTTCATCAATTCGCTGCTCGACCTGCAGCTGGAATCAGGCGTGCGCGGCTCGGTCGGCGAGATCGGCGTGCATCATGGTAAGTTGTTTATCCTGCTCGCGCTGGGCCGCCGGCCGGACGAGGCGGCTTTCGCCATCGATGTGTTCGGTGACCAGCATCTGAACCGGGATGACTCCGGCGCCGGCGATCGCGAAATATTCCTGAACAATACGCGGCGCTGGCTCGGTGCCGACAGCGCACGTCTTGACGTGCTGCAGCGCTCGTCTCTGGATGTGCGACCGGAGGAGATACTGGAACGCAGCGGCCGCGTCCGCATGGCGTCAATCGATGGCGGCCATACCGAGGATTGCGTGATCAACGACCTGATGCTGGTGCAGTCGGTGCTGGGACCGAAGGGTGTGGTGATCCTGGACGACCACTTCAACGAATTCTGGCCGGAGGTGTCATCCGGCGTCGCACGCTACCTGCTCGATCCGGCCGCCAGCCTGCGGCCGTTCGCCATCACGCCGAACAAGACCTATTTCGCCGCCGCTGAGGATGTCGCTTTCTATCGTCGCAGCCTGCGCAGCCGGAATGACTATTATTACGAAAAAAGCGCGCGCCTGCTGGGCAGCGAACTCGATATCTTCGGCACGCAGCCCTGGACCTTTTCGCTGAAGACGCGCGTGATCAAGTGGATCAAGGCCACACCGGCCGGACCCTATGCCCGCGCCTTGCGCCGCCGTTTGGCCCGCTGA
- the phbB gene encoding acetoacetyl-CoA reductase codes for MSRVAIVTGGTRGIGAAISKLLHQSGYKVAANYAGNTERAKAFEAETGIKTYQFDVANYEECAKNVKQIERDLGPVDVIVNNAGITRDGTMHKMSPEQWQTVIDTNVGGCFNMCRAAIDGMRERGFGRIVNIGSINGQAGQYGQVNYAAAKSAIHGFTKALAQEGAARGITVNAIAPGYIDTDMVSAVPANVLEKIVAKIPVGRLGRAEEIARGVLFLVADEGGFITGSTLSINGGQHMY; via the coding sequence ATGTCCCGCGTAGCGATCGTCACTGGCGGCACCCGAGGAATCGGCGCCGCGATTTCCAAGCTTCTGCATCAGAGCGGCTACAAGGTGGCGGCGAATTATGCCGGCAATACCGAGCGCGCCAAGGCCTTCGAGGCCGAAACCGGCATCAAGACGTACCAGTTCGATGTCGCGAACTATGAGGAATGCGCCAAGAACGTGAAGCAGATCGAGCGCGATCTCGGTCCTGTCGATGTCATCGTCAATAATGCCGGCATCACGCGCGATGGTACGATGCACAAGATGAGCCCCGAACAGTGGCAGACGGTGATCGACACGAACGTGGGTGGTTGCTTCAACATGTGCCGCGCCGCCATTGACGGCATGCGCGAGCGCGGCTTTGGCCGCATCGTCAATATCGGTTCGATCAACGGCCAGGCCGGTCAGTATGGCCAGGTGAACTATGCCGCCGCCAAGTCGGCCATCCATGGCTTCACCAAGGCGCTGGCGCAGGAAGGTGCCGCACGCGGCATCACCGTGAACGCGATTGCGCCGGGCTATATCGATACCGACATGGTCTCGGCGGTACCGGCCAATGTGCTGGAAAAGATCGTTGCCAAGATTCCGGTCGGCCGGCTGGGACGCGCCGAGGAAATCGCGCGCGGCGTCCTGTTCCTGGTTGCCGATGAAGGCGGTTTCATCACCGGCTCGACGCTCAGCATCAACGGCGGCCAGCATATGTATTGA
- a CDS encoding acetyl-CoA C-acetyltransferase has protein sequence MTDIVIASAARTPVGSFNGALSGVPAHYLGQVAIDAALKRAGVQPNEVSEVIMGQILTAAQGQNPARQASINAGLPVEVPAWGVNMLCGSGLRAVALGFQAVKNGDSAIVVAGGQESMSQAPHAAYLRAGHKMGDLGFVDTMIRDGLWDAFNGYHMGNTAENVAKQFQITRETQDDFAVKSQNKAEAAQKAGKFKDEIVPVTIKGRKGDTVVENDEYIRHGATVDAMKALRPAFAKDGSVTAGNASGINDGAAAVVLMSAEEAKKRGVKPLARIVSWAQSGVDPSIMGTGPIPASREALKRAGWQAGDLDLIEANEAFAAQACAVNKDMGWDTDKVNVNGGAIAIGHPIGASGARVLVTLLYEMQRRDAKKGLATLCIGGGMGIAMCVERD, from the coding sequence ATGACCGATATCGTCATCGCCAGCGCTGCGCGCACGCCCGTCGGCTCATTCAACGGCGCGCTCAGTGGCGTGCCGGCCCATTATCTCGGCCAGGTCGCCATCGATGCCGCGCTGAAGCGCGCCGGCGTACAGCCCAATGAAGTCAGCGAAGTGATCATGGGGCAGATCCTGACGGCAGCGCAGGGTCAGAACCCGGCGCGCCAGGCCTCGATCAATGCCGGCCTGCCGGTGGAAGTGCCGGCCTGGGGCGTCAACATGCTGTGCGGCTCCGGCCTGCGCGCGGTGGCGCTCGGTTTCCAGGCGGTGAAGAACGGCGACAGCGCCATCGTCGTTGCCGGCGGCCAGGAAAGCATGAGCCAGGCGCCGCATGCGGCTTACCTGCGTGCCGGCCACAAGATGGGCGATCTCGGTTTCGTCGACACCATGATCCGTGATGGCCTGTGGGACGCCTTCAACGGCTACCACATGGGCAATACCGCGGAGAATGTGGCCAAGCAGTTCCAGATCACCCGCGAGACCCAGGATGACTTCGCGGTGAAGAGCCAGAACAAGGCCGAAGCCGCACAGAAGGCCGGCAAGTTCAAGGACGAGATCGTTCCGGTCACCATCAAGGGTCGCAAGGGCGATACTGTGGTCGAGAATGACGAATACATCCGCCATGGCGCCACCGTCGATGCGATGAAGGCGCTGCGTCCGGCGTTTGCCAAGGATGGCAGCGTCACCGCCGGCAATGCCTCGGGCATCAACGACGGTGCCGCGGCCGTGGTGCTGATGAGCGCGGAAGAAGCCAAGAAGCGTGGTGTGAAGCCGCTGGCGCGGATCGTCAGCTGGGCGCAGTCGGGCGTCGATCCCTCGATCATGGGCACGGGCCCGATTCCGGCATCGCGCGAAGCCCTGAAGCGGGCGGGCTGGCAGGCCGGCGACCTCGACCTGATCGAGGCCAACGAAGCCTTTGCCGCGCAGGCCTGCGCGGTGAACAAGGATATGGGCTGGGATACCGACAAGGTGAACGTCAATGGCGGCGCCATCGCCATCGGCCATCCGATCGGCGCCTCGGGCGCCCGCGTGCTTGTGACCTTGCTGTATGAAATGCAGCGCCGCGATGCCAAGAAGGGCCTTGCCACGTTGTGTATCGGCGGCGGCATGGGTATCGCGATGTGTGTTGAGCGCGACTGA
- a CDS encoding alpha/beta fold hydrolase, with product MAPREARQEIRPDTRPGPRPLPLHLATTNLMLLSSLAAWPIAKDGSLPWKAHLQQPFSSLLPQLASVDPNEFNAALIRAGLARMGVMTAGLQRYRSHGWRRDLPDPPVAWREGSSRLLAYGEQGQDKENSPVLLVPSLVNRAYVLDLAEGQSLARWLPSQGLRPFLLDWGDPGETEQHFDLAAYIARICHALRHLHDTTGQPPLLVGYCMGGNLALAAALASPEDVAGLALLATPWDFHAGGAHQAALVQALAPALVPPAAKAGDAPPMLDVDMLQAFFWALDPFTALKKFTQFATLPAGGEAERRFVAMEDWLNDGVPLAGDVARECLIGWYGENRPVAGRWMVGDRAVRPQDWKKPALVVLPERDKLVPKEGAAALLAQMPQATRLDSPSGHIGMMVGPRAEAGLWRPLADWLLSVTPVTKTAPQAEKLRKRATKVQR from the coding sequence ATGGCGCCCCGGGAAGCTCGCCAGGAAATACGCCCGGACACACGCCCGGGCCCAAGGCCGCTGCCGCTGCACCTGGCCACCACCAACCTGATGCTGCTGAGCTCGCTCGCCGCCTGGCCGATTGCGAAAGACGGCTCGCTGCCCTGGAAGGCGCACTTGCAGCAGCCCTTCAGCAGCCTGCTGCCCCAGCTCGCAAGCGTCGATCCAAATGAATTCAACGCCGCGTTGATCCGCGCCGGTCTGGCGCGGATGGGCGTGATGACAGCCGGGCTGCAACGCTATCGCAGTCATGGCTGGCGGCGCGATCTGCCGGACCCGCCGGTCGCGTGGCGCGAGGGCAGTTCGCGGCTGCTCGCATATGGCGAGCAAGGGCAAGACAAGGAAAACTCGCCCGTGCTGCTGGTGCCGTCGCTGGTCAATCGCGCCTATGTGCTCGATCTCGCCGAGGGCCAGAGTCTGGCGCGCTGGCTTCCCAGCCAGGGCCTGCGACCCTTCCTGCTCGACTGGGGCGATCCGGGCGAGACCGAGCAGCATTTCGATCTGGCGGCCTATATTGCACGCATCTGCCATGCGCTGCGCCATCTGCATGACACCACCGGTCAACCGCCGCTGCTGGTCGGCTATTGTATGGGCGGCAATCTCGCGCTCGCTGCGGCATTGGCGTCACCCGAGGATGTCGCAGGCCTCGCGCTGCTCGCCACGCCATGGGATTTCCATGCCGGTGGCGCGCATCAGGCCGCCCTGGTGCAGGCGCTGGCGCCCGCTCTGGTGCCGCCGGCGGCAAAAGCCGGCGACGCGCCGCCGATGCTGGATGTCGACATGCTGCAGGCGTTCTTCTGGGCGCTCGATCCTTTCACCGCGCTGAAGAAATTCACGCAGTTCGCCACGCTGCCCGCTGGCGGCGAGGCCGAGCGGCGTTTCGTCGCGATGGAAGACTGGCTCAACGACGGCGTGCCGCTGGCCGGGGATGTGGCGCGCGAATGCCTGATCGGCTGGTATGGCGAGAACCGCCCGGTCGCCGGTCGTTGGATGGTGGGTGACCGCGCGGTGCGACCGCAGGACTGGAAAAAGCCGGCCCTGGTCGTGCTGCCCGAACGCGACAAGCTGGTGCCCAAGGAAGGCGCTGCCGCGCTGCTGGCGCAGATGCCGCAGGCAACACGGCTGGACTCGCCCAGTGGCCATATCGGCATGATGGTAGGCCCGCGCGCCGAGGCCGGGCTGTGGCGGCCGCTGGCCGACTGGCTGCTTTCCGTAACGCCAGTAACGAAGACTGCGCCGCAGGCGGAGAAACTTCGCAAGCGTGCGACCAAAGTGCAGCGATAA